The following proteins are co-located in the Sulfitobacter guttiformis genome:
- a CDS encoding ABC transporter substrate-binding protein, translated as MKMKLTSMAVAGLMAASPVLADLVFPSMSYRTGPYAAGGIPFADGYADYFTMLNARDGGIGGVMTSVPECETAYNTEKGVECYESLKGGGGLVYQPLSTGITYQLIPKTTVDDIPMHTMGYGRTSAKNGEVFTHTFNYPANYWDGASGAINYLLAENGGDLNGKKISLVYHNSAYGKEPIRTLTDLAAKHGFEFTEVPVDHPGQEQKSQWLQIRRDKPDYVIMYGWGVMNQVAIQEAVNIRFPMENFIGVWWSGSENDVLAAGAGANGYKALTFHGVGKDFPVFADIQTHVVDAGKAAGAGDQIGTVLYNRGLYAAMLAAEAAKTAQEIHGVAQINASQMRDGMAALEITEEKMAALGLPNFGPSFKVSCDNHGGDGMVGVTQWDATAKTWTLISDFAETDKELIDGLIAEDSAAYAAENNITPECK; from the coding sequence ATGAAAATGAAACTGACTTCAATGGCTGTAGCAGGCCTGATGGCGGCAAGTCCCGTTCTTGCGGATCTTGTATTCCCGTCGATGTCATACCGGACCGGCCCTTATGCGGCGGGCGGTATCCCGTTTGCGGACGGGTATGCGGATTACTTCACCATGCTGAACGCCCGTGATGGCGGTATTGGCGGCGTAATGACCTCGGTTCCCGAGTGCGAGACAGCCTATAATACCGAGAAGGGTGTCGAATGCTACGAATCGCTGAAAGGCGGCGGCGGTCTGGTGTATCAGCCCCTTTCGACCGGCATCACCTATCAGTTGATCCCGAAAACGACAGTTGATGATATTCCGATGCACACGATGGGCTATGGCCGTACGTCTGCGAAGAACGGCGAAGTGTTCACTCATACATTCAACTATCCGGCCAACTACTGGGATGGTGCGTCTGGTGCGATCAACTATTTGCTGGCCGAGAACGGTGGCGATCTTAACGGTAAGAAAATCAGCCTCGTGTATCACAACTCCGCCTATGGCAAGGAGCCCATTCGCACGCTGACCGACCTTGCTGCCAAACACGGTTTCGAGTTTACTGAAGTGCCGGTCGATCACCCCGGTCAGGAACAAAAGTCCCAATGGCTGCAAATTCGCCGTGACAAGCCTGACTATGTGATCATGTACGGTTGGGGCGTGATGAACCAAGTAGCGATTCAGGAAGCGGTCAACATCCGGTTCCCGATGGAAAATTTCATCGGTGTCTGGTGGTCGGGTTCCGAGAATGACGTTCTAGCAGCAGGCGCAGGCGCAAATGGATACAAAGCGCTTACCTTCCACGGTGTTGGTAAAGACTTCCCCGTATTTGCCGACATCCAGACACATGTTGTCGATGCAGGTAAAGCGGCGGGTGCAGGCGACCAGATCGGCACCGTGCTCTATAACCGCGGTCTCTATGCTGCGATGCTGGCGGCCGAAGCTGCAAAGACAGCTCAGGAAATCCACGGCGTAGCACAGATCAATGCGTCCCAGATGCGTGATGGTATGGCGGCGCTCGAGATAACCGAAGAAAAGATGGCCGCACTTGGTCTGCCTAACTTCGGTCCTTCGTTCAAAGTATCATGCGACAACCACGGTGGTGACGGCATGGTTGGCGTGACCCAGTGGGATGCAACAGCCAAGACATGGACGCTGATCTCGGATTTTGCCGAGACAGACAAGGAACTGATCGACGGTCTGATTGCCGAAGATTCCGCTGCCTATGCCGCGGAAAACAACATCACGCCCGAGTGTAAGTAA
- a CDS encoding branched-chain amino acid ABC transporter permease — MNEQLAFTIEVFANGLMAGVLYALVALGFVLIYKASGIFNYAQGVMALFAAMTLVGIQNGQVPFAHLINAMFGLDVHKFGWTVHSFVAILLTVAVMVVLAWAVQRFVFRHLVGQEPIILFMATIGLAYFLEGVADLMWGSELKALDVCAAPGACLPQGMNMWLEGTTYEALGYGFFIDNLDIVASIIAAILVVGLVMFAQYTKQGRAMRAVADDHQAALSVGVSLNFIWILVWSLAGFVALVAGIMWGAKSGVQFSLSLIALKALPVLMLGGFTSIPGAIVGGLIIGVGEKLFEFLIGAPFLGGATENWFAYMLALLFLVFRPQGLFGEKIIERV; from the coding sequence ATGAACGAGCAGCTTGCATTTACGATCGAGGTTTTTGCCAACGGGCTGATGGCGGGTGTTTTGTATGCGCTGGTCGCCCTCGGATTTGTGTTGATCTACAAAGCGTCGGGGATTTTCAACTATGCACAAGGTGTTATGGCGCTGTTTGCGGCGATGACATTGGTCGGAATCCAGAACGGGCAGGTGCCATTTGCGCATCTCATCAACGCAATGTTCGGGCTGGACGTGCACAAATTCGGATGGACAGTGCATTCGTTTGTCGCAATTTTGCTGACCGTAGCTGTCATGGTTGTACTTGCCTGGGCGGTGCAGAGGTTTGTATTCCGGCATCTGGTGGGCCAAGAGCCGATCATTCTGTTCATGGCGACCATCGGCTTGGCATATTTCCTCGAAGGGGTGGCGGATTTGATGTGGGGGTCCGAGCTCAAAGCGCTGGACGTCTGTGCAGCGCCTGGCGCGTGTTTGCCGCAGGGTATGAACATGTGGCTGGAAGGGACCACCTACGAGGCGCTGGGCTATGGCTTTTTCATCGACAACCTCGATATCGTAGCGAGCATTATTGCGGCCATCCTTGTGGTGGGTCTGGTCATGTTTGCGCAGTACACCAAGCAGGGGCGCGCGATGCGGGCGGTTGCGGATGACCATCAGGCGGCATTGTCAGTTGGGGTGTCTTTGAACTTTATCTGGATTTTGGTCTGGTCGCTGGCAGGATTTGTGGCCCTTGTCGCGGGGATCATGTGGGGCGCGAAGTCTGGTGTTCAGTTCTCGCTCTCGCTGATCGCTTTGAAGGCGCTTCCAGTGTTAATGTTAGGTGGATTTACGTCGATCCCGGGGGCCATCGTGGGTGGCTTGATCATCGGTGTGGGTGAGAAGTTGTTCGAATTCCTGATCGGTGCGCCGTTCCTTGGTGGGGCGACGGAGAACTGGTTTGCCTACATGCTGGCGCTGTTGTTCCTGGTGTTCCGTCCGCAAGGCTTGTTCGGGGAGAAGATCATTGAGCGTGTATGA
- a CDS encoding ABC transporter ATP-binding protein — translation MEMKNITLRFGGVEAIKDISFDIREGEIRAIIGPNGAGKSSMLNVISGFYVPQEGEVWYKGARRPPMKPYEVAQQGIARTFQNIALFEGMSVLDNVMTGRLTHMKTGMLSQMIWRGAAEREEVANREVAERIIDFLEIQAIRKTPVARLPYGLKKRVELARALAAEPSILLLDEPMAGMNVEEKEDMSRFILDVNDEFGTTIALIEHDMGVVMDLSDRVVVMDYGKKIGDGTPHEVRNNQAVIDAYLGVAHDEEDAT, via the coding sequence ATGGAAATGAAGAACATCACCTTGCGGTTTGGCGGGGTGGAAGCGATCAAGGATATCTCCTTCGATATCCGCGAGGGAGAGATCCGGGCAATTATTGGGCCTAATGGTGCAGGGAAGTCCTCGATGCTCAATGTGATATCGGGCTTTTACGTCCCTCAGGAGGGGGAGGTCTGGTACAAGGGCGCGCGTCGCCCCCCCATGAAGCCCTATGAGGTTGCCCAGCAGGGGATCGCGCGGACATTTCAGAACATTGCATTGTTCGAAGGGATGTCTGTGCTCGACAACGTCATGACGGGGCGTTTGACCCATATGAAGACGGGAATGCTGTCCCAGATGATCTGGCGGGGGGCTGCAGAGCGTGAAGAGGTTGCAAACCGTGAAGTGGCCGAACGGATTATCGACTTCCTTGAAATTCAGGCGATCCGAAAGACGCCTGTGGCGCGGCTGCCTTATGGGTTGAAAAAGCGGGTCGAGCTGGCGCGGGCACTTGCCGCCGAGCCTTCAATCCTGCTGCTTGACGAGCCGATGGCTGGAATGAATGTCGAGGAAAAAGAGGATATGAGCCGCTTTATTTTGGACGTGAATGATGAATTCGGCACCACGATTGCGCTGATCGAGCATGACATGGGTGTTGTGATGGACCTGAGCGACCGTGTGGTGGTGATGGATTACGGCAAGAAGATTGGTGATGGCACTCCGCATGAAGTGCGCAACAATCAGGCAGTGATCGACGCCTATCTGGGTGTAGCCCATGACGAGGAGGACGCGACATGA
- a CDS encoding ABC transporter ATP-binding protein gives MLDAQPAQVQVENLLEVNNIEVIYNSVILVLKGVSLNVPKGGITALLGGNGAGKTTTLKAISGLLASERGEVTKGTIKYRGQSIAAQDPAETVKKGVVQVMEGRHCFEHLTIEENLMTGAYTRRDGKGAVAADLEMVYNYFPRLRERRKSQAGYTSGGEQQMCAVGRALMSRPETILLDEPSMGLAPQLVEQIFNIVKEINEKEGVTFLLAEQNTNVALRFAHYGYILESGRVVMDGPAKDLRENQDVKEFYLGMSDEGRKSFRDVRSYRRRKRWLS, from the coding sequence ATGTTGGACGCACAACCGGCGCAAGTGCAGGTAGAGAACCTGCTTGAGGTGAACAACATCGAGGTGATCTATAATAGCGTGATCCTTGTTCTCAAGGGGGTGAGCCTGAACGTGCCCAAGGGCGGGATTACCGCACTGCTAGGTGGCAATGGCGCGGGCAAAACGACCACGCTCAAGGCGATTTCCGGCCTTCTCGCCTCCGAGCGGGGCGAGGTGACGAAGGGGACGATCAAATATCGCGGCCAGTCAATTGCAGCACAAGACCCCGCCGAGACGGTGAAAAAAGGTGTCGTGCAAGTGATGGAGGGCCGCCACTGCTTCGAGCATCTGACCATCGAGGAAAACCTGATGACCGGCGCCTACACGCGGCGCGACGGTAAGGGGGCGGTCGCTGCTGATCTGGAAATGGTCTACAACTATTTCCCACGTCTGCGCGAGCGGCGTAAATCCCAAGCGGGCTATACCTCGGGCGGTGAACAGCAAATGTGTGCGGTCGGTCGTGCCCTGATGAGCCGCCCCGAAACTATCCTGCTCGACGAGCCGTCGATGGGTCTGGCACCGCAGCTGGTAGAGCAGATCTTCAATATCGTCAAGGAGATCAACGAGAAGGAAGGCGTCACCTTCCTTTTGGCGGAACAGAACACAAACGTGGCACTGCGGTTTGCGCATTACGGATACATTCTCGAAAGCGGGCGCGTCGTCATGGACGGCCCTGCCAAGGATTTGCGCGAAAATCAGGATGTGAAGGAGTTTTATCTGGGCATGTCTGACGAAGGCCGCAAAAGTTTCCGCGATGTACGCAGTTATCGCCGCCGCAAACGCTGGCTCTCGTAA
- a CDS encoding branched-chain amino acid ABC transporter permease: MFYREAGDFSTTYPQDQQTFPIKFDRYRYYVVLFIAIFVVPFLLNDYWVNSLLLPFLIYAIAALGLNILVGYCGQVSLGTGGFMAVGAYSCYKFMTGVDIWWGGELLFRLPEFNIFFSVIMGGVMTALVGVLFGLPSLRIKGFYLAVATLAAQFFLVWLFNRVSWFYNYSASGQISAPERDLFGILITGPSTTPWAAYLFCLFFTIICALIARNLTRGASGRKWMAIRDMDIAAEIIGVNPLRAKLTAFMVSSFFIGISGALFFSVYLGAVEVGEAFGIQKSFLVLFMVIIGGLGSIFGSFAGAAFLVLLPVVLKVVGVDWLGWPTDIVAHLQLVIVGLLIIVFLIAEPHGIAQLWRVAKEKLRLWPFPH, from the coding sequence ATGTTCTATCGTGAAGCAGGCGATTTCAGTACGACCTATCCGCAGGACCAGCAGACGTTCCCGATCAAGTTCGACCGCTACCGCTACTATGTGGTTCTGTTCATCGCCATTTTTGTCGTGCCATTTTTGCTCAACGACTATTGGGTAAACTCGCTGCTGCTACCGTTTTTAATCTATGCGATTGCGGCGCTGGGGTTGAACATTCTTGTTGGATACTGCGGACAGGTATCACTTGGAACCGGTGGTTTCATGGCCGTTGGGGCATATAGCTGCTATAAGTTCATGACCGGTGTGGACATCTGGTGGGGCGGTGAATTGCTGTTTCGGTTGCCAGAGTTCAATATCTTTTTCAGCGTCATTATGGGCGGTGTGATGACTGCACTTGTCGGCGTGCTATTCGGCCTGCCCAGCCTGCGGATCAAAGGCTTCTACCTCGCCGTGGCGACGCTGGCCGCGCAGTTCTTCCTTGTTTGGTTGTTTAACCGTGTTTCGTGGTTTTACAATTATTCGGCCTCTGGCCAGATCAGCGCACCGGAGCGGGATTTGTTCGGCATTTTGATTACCGGACCTTCGACTACCCCTTGGGCGGCTTATTTATTCTGCCTCTTTTTCACGATCATTTGTGCGCTAATTGCGCGCAATCTGACGCGGGGCGCATCAGGGCGCAAGTGGATGGCAATTCGCGATATGGATATCGCTGCCGAAATCATCGGAGTGAATCCGCTGCGCGCCAAGTTGACGGCGTTTATGGTTTCCTCCTTCTTTATCGGCATCTCCGGCGCGCTGTTTTTCTCCGTCTATCTTGGCGCTGTGGAAGTAGGCGAAGCTTTTGGCATCCAAAAATCGTTTCTGGTTTTGTTCATGGTTATCATCGGAGGTCTGGGCAGTATTTTCGGGTCTTTCGCAGGTGCCGCGTTTCTGGTGCTTTTGCCGGTGGTATTGAAGGTTGTCGGTGTCGACTGGTTAGGTTGGCCTACGGATATCGTCGCGCATTTGCAGCTTGTCATCGTAGGGCTCCTGATCATTGTGTTCCTGATCGCCGAGCCGCATGGCATTGCCCAACTGTGGCGCGTGGCAAAAGAGAAATTGAGATTGTGGCCTTTCCCGCATTGA